CTCAATTCTCAATTCTCAATTCTCAATTCTCAATTCTCAATTCTCAATTCTCAATTCTCAATTCTCAATTCTCAATTCTCAATTCTCAATTCTCAATTCTCAATTCTCAATTCTCAATTCTCAATTCTCAATTGTACCACCTTTCCACCCATCACAATATCCTGACCAACTCATAGACTTTCACCGCCTTATTTTTGCCTTTGACCTTCACTTCGTCGATGAAATTCACTTCCACCATATCCTGGACATGTTCGAGAGTGAACTCGCTGATGATGATGTGTTTGGCGGTGTCATACTCTTTGTTCAGTCCTTCCAGGCGGGCACCGAGATTGATGGTATCACCGATCGCCGTATAGTCGAATATCTGCTCAGAGCCAAGGTTTCCGACGACGGCGTAGCCGGTGTTGATTCCGATGCCGATCTCGAAACTTTCGCGTCCTTCTGCTGCCCAGCCTTGCTGCATTTCAGTGAGGCGTTCGCGCATTTCCAAAGCCACTCTGCAGGCGCACAAAGCATGATTTGGCAGGGGCACGGGTGTGCCGAAAAGCGCCATTATTTCATCGCCGACAAATTTATCGAGGATGCCTTTGTTGCGGACGATGATTTCCACCATTGCAGTAAGATATTCCTTGAGGATCTGAACAGTTTCCTCGGGTTTGTGGTTTTCAGAGTAGGTGGTGAAGGATCGGATATCCGAAAAGAGAACGGTGATCTCCTGCAAGGAGCCGCCATACGCAAGTTTTTGGGGAGAACGGAGGAGTTCGTTGACCAGTTCCGGAGCCATGTATTGCTGGAAAGCGGTGCGAATAAAGCGTTTTTCCTTCATCGTCTCGATATAGTGGTTGAGCAGTGCCGCCACATAGACGAGGATGAAAACGAGCATGCTCTGCACCACCGGGATGATAATACTCTGCCTGGCAAAGAGTTGATACGCGAGCACGCCTTGCATAACAATCAAGCCAATGAGCAAAACCGCGCCCAATTGGGGTCTCAGTTTTCTATAGACAAACCAGAGCAGAAGCAGGAGGATAAACTCCCCAAGCAGATAGAGCCAGAGATTGAGACGTGAAAGATAATCCCCTTGATGCACCATTTCGATGAAGTTGGCATGGATCTCAACTCCTGGGGTGAGGACTCTACCGCTGAAAGGCGTGGCAAAATTGTCGTGCAGTTCGGCGGTCGTGGCACCCACGAGGACGGTTTTTCCCTCCAGGATACCGCTATTCAGGATGTCATAATATTCGTCTATTTCGTTTGGCGTGCCATCCACGATCTGGCCTGGCATGATCAAGAGAGAATCATCCAAAATGCTTGCATAGGAGAGGGTTAGGAAGGTTTCATTCGGACCGTAATAGTTGATCAGCGCTTTCTTGTCGTTCACGATCGGAATAGCTTTGTCGATCACCTGCAGCTTGCCTTTTTCGATCCTGATGTGATCCGTCCAATTGGGTTGATAGACACGGTGGTTTGCCAAGGAAGCGATGCCGAGGGTATAGACCCGTTCCTGATCGAAGGGTTCAAACAAAGTATAGCGGCGGATGACGCTATCGTCATCGGTGTCGATATTGACGATTCCCCAGGAAAGACCTCTCTCGGAGATGGGGCGGATGGGCTCCAATTTCTGCACATGCACACCCTGATCGCTGCTGTGAATGAGCTTTCCGGCAAAGATGACATTGTTGTATCGCGCTGCGGTTTCTGCCAAGTGCAAGTCGGCAGCGGAATCCCCACTTTCGGTGAATTCGACGTCAAAGACGATCTGCCGCACGCCTGCCCGGTTCAGGTTTTCGATCAGTTTGGCATGCAAGTTTCTCGGGAAGGGCCATGTCATATCCAAAGAACTGAAACTTGCATCATCGATAGCAACGATGACGAGGTCGCCGGAAACGTCTTTTGCGCCGCGGATACGAAACATTTGATCCTGGGAAAGATATTCGAGCTTGTCGAAGAAATCAAAGATAAATAAAAACTTGATCAACAATAAGATCGCGAGGGGGAAGAGGATCGGGGCGTATCTCTTCACAATGTTCTCCTTTCCGCAAGAAGGATAAGGGGCTGCCCGCGGGACGCACAACCCCTTTGATTAAGTTTTGGTTTAGAATCTTTGGGTGAGCAGCAGTCTCCAAGTGAGCGCATCGCTATCCAGAGAGCTGAATTCGTCGTTTTTGTAATGTTTCTGTCCGATTTCGGTGCTGATGCTCAAATCCCTGATGGGATATGCCTCGAGACCGAGAGTGATGTAATTGTAGGACTGATCAATCTGGTCGCCGGTGAGATTGACCCAACGATAATGAGCAAAGGGGATGAGACGTTTGTTAAACAACTCATAGGTGCCCTTGGCAAAGAGAGTGAAGTTGTCTTTTTTAATGGTATTCAGATCGACGCTTTGGGGATCGGGCAGCTCGCGTTCCTGATTGGCGATGGAGAATACAAACTGCGTCTTCAGCGGGAAGATCAACAGACGGTTGCTCAGGGAGATATTGAGGCTGTTGTTGAAGTTTTCGTAATCCAAGGTCTCGTTGGTGATGCTGTTGTCTTCGCCCATGCGGTAGGTGATATCCAGTTGGGAAGGCAGGATTCTGATCTGTCCTGCATTATATCCCAAACCGACGGATATGCTACTCGCGTTTCTGGTGAAGGGAACGAAATCGGCTGCTTGCTGCACTTCGGCATTGTTTATATTCTTGGTGTCCGTAGTGTGATAAGATGCCTTCAGATATGGCATGCGCGGGAATCTGATAACTCCCTGGACAAACCATGAGTCATAGCGGTTGGTCTCGTTTTTGGTTTTGGAATAGTTGTCCATCGTGTTGTTGTATCCACCGGATACGTTCAAAAACCTGCCGATGTTGAATTGATCTGTGAAATTGAGCACCTGGGTGTCGTTTTGTTGATAGTAGGTGCTCAGAGCGTTGAAAGCGGGACCGGTGACAGAGTAGTTAATATTGAGGAAGTTGTTCCAGAAATAGGTGCGATAATATGCTGTCCATGCTGTATTTGCCATGCTCGGAAACAAAGGCTCCATGTTTTTGTTGATCACAAAGATGTCCGCGAGAGCTTCCGGATCGACGAAATCGAAACCTTCGACATAGTCCTCGATCTCTTCTGAGGAGATTGGTCCGCCAAAGGTGTTTCGGTTTAGCAAACTTCCGGCAATTTCAACGCCTAACAGGACGTTTTGATTCGGAATAGCCAAACGAGCATCCATGCTGATCACTGCGTTGTCCTTTGGCGTGGTGCTGAAGAGCGAGTCTCCAGCGGCGCCGCTATAGATGAAATACCTGGGATCCAGAGAGCTGACCACGTCGCGGTTGCGGGTGACGTTGAGACCAAACGAGAAGCCGTTTTCCATACCAAGGCGGATCCTTGCTCCGATGGCTTCCTGCTTGAAAGTGGAGACATTTGAACCCGTCTGGGGTATATATTCGGTCTTGCGCACCATTTCGCCAATGGCAAATTCCGCGCCGAGATACTTGGCATTCAACTGTCCATAGGCGCCTCGCAGATTGCGGTTGTTCATAGTCAGAGGGCTGATCGAGGGAGAATAATCTCCCATCACCAAATGCAAGGCGGGAAGCTGCAAGCCAAAGGTGTAGCGGTTGACCGGTTGAAGGTTATTGTCTTCCAGAGAGGAGACATAGAGGTTGGTATTTGTGTTCAGGATGCCGTATGTGGAATACATCTCCAGCCAGGCAGCATGATCGCGATTGGTTTGGGTGACCGAATCCTGTTTCAGATCATAGAGATTGGTGCCATAGCTGAATCTTCCTCTCAGTTCTATAGGAGTGCGGCTTCCGCGTCCGCTCACGGTTGAAATCCAAGTTTCGGATTGTACTTCAACGTCATCTATGGTGGCAGTGATGAACGCTTTCACCAAACCGGCGCGGGCTCTGTCATCACGATAGACGATGGCGTTTTCGGTGATCAAGGCATGTTTGGTAACGTCTTTTCCTCCCACCCAGACCTTGATACTGTTGGGATCAAGGTTTTCGGTAATTGAAAAGAAGGAAACCGCAAGCAGATAGCCATCTTTTTGTTCCACGTCTTCATCGGTGCTGAGCAGTATAAATCCGGGCTCGCGTTTGCCTTTCATCTCTGCTGCGGAAATGGAATAGGGACGTTTGATGCCGTCTTCGATCGGCATTAGCTCTACTTCGAGATTGGTTTTGAT
The sequence above is a segment of the Candidatus Cloacimonadaceae bacterium genome. Coding sequences within it:
- a CDS encoding adenylate/guanylate cyclase domain-containing protein, which produces MKRYAPILFPLAILLLIKFLFIFDFFDKLEYLSQDQMFRIRGAKDVSGDLVIVAIDDASFSSLDMTWPFPRNLHAKLIENLNRAGVRQIVFDVEFTESGDSAADLHLAETAARYNNVIFAGKLIHSSDQGVHVQKLEPIRPISERGLSWGIVNIDTDDDSVIRRYTLFEPFDQERVYTLGIASLANHRVYQPNWTDHIRIEKGKLQVIDKAIPIVNDKKALINYYGPNETFLTLSYASILDDSLLIMPGQIVDGTPNEIDEYYDILNSGILEGKTVLVGATTAELHDNFATPFSGRVLTPGVEIHANFIEMVHQGDYLSRLNLWLYLLGEFILLLLLWFVYRKLRPQLGAVLLIGLIVMQGVLAYQLFARQSIIIPVVQSMLVFILVYVAALLNHYIETMKEKRFIRTAFQQYMAPELVNELLRSPQKLAYGGSLQEITVLFSDIRSFTTYSENHKPEETVQILKEYLTAMVEIIVRNKGILDKFVGDEIMALFGTPVPLPNHALCACRVALEMRERLTEMQQGWAAEGRESFEIGIGINTGYAVVGNLGSEQIFDYTAIGDTINLGARLEGLNKEYDTAKHIIISEFTLEHVQDMVEVNFIDEVKVKGKNKAVKVYELVRIL